The nucleotide window AAAGTGTTACAAAGGGGCATTGTTGTAAGAAAGTTAGATATATCGAACAATGTAGCAATATTAGCTGATGGTGGAGTTATATCGCTTGCTGCACAAGCAGATATAGAAGGTAATATTATCCTCAAACAAGAAGGCACAATTTTGCCGATAATGGATAATGTACAGCTAATAAATTATGAGAATGGAGATGTATTATTGTGTGATGGAAGTAAGATGAAGCTTTATCGTGATGTAGACGTAATAGGATGTTTACATGTGCCAAATCGTAATAAGAGTTATGATTTATGTAAATATATACATAGGATTATAGGCAATACAGTTGTATTGTCAGATGAAACAAAATTAACATTAGATAAGGAAGTACATTTAATCGATGGTAACTATATATTAAGTTTATACAGGAATAAATATGATACAAAAGAATATCAGGAACTTATGAATAGTTATGCAACAACAAATAGACTAGTGCATGAAATGATTACTAAAGATAACACAAAACTGAGCGTAGGAGAAACAAGATTATTTGAGGTATTGCCGGTTAAGATATTGTTAAGTTTTGAAGAGGATGACGTGTTTACAATGAAAGATCCAGTGCTAGAGATAGATGGTAAATTGACAAAGGATGAGGGCGGAAAAGTAAAAGATACATTATGTTTAGATCTGCCAACTAACATTAGGGATGGATATGGCAATTGGTATTATATGAATAGTGTGCAAGGCGATTATAGTAAAAAGAGTGAAGAGAGCAATGATATTACTATAGATAAAATGAAGAATGGAAATATTAAAGTAACATTAGATGGCTATAGCAAACGATTCAGTAAGTTTAGTGACAGTAAAGACAAAAATGTCATGTTAAATTTATTGTTAAGTGTTTCGACGTCAGATAATGTTACAAAAGAAGAAGCTATTGAAAGAGTGAAGAATATGACAGTGTACACAAAAGTCAAGGTAAAAGAGATTACAATAGGAAATAAACAAACAAAACTTGATGTACAGGATGCAGTACTCCCAATCAAGATAAAGAAATAATGAATCCTTAAGTGAAGTAGGAGGGGTAGTATATGAAAAAAAAGTTGGCTATTACAGTGGCAGCATTGGTATGTACAATGGGTGTAGTTTTTGGGATAGCGTTGCCACGATATAAAAATTATATTAAGACTAATATGCAAAAAGTAGTTAATAACGATAGAGATGGGCGTGGTATATTGAAAATGAGTGCAGGTGAAAACACAAAAGGTGCAAAATATAGTGCACTTGGAAGTTCTGTAAATAGCAACGGAGTAACAATAGAGGTAAAGGAGGGGAAGGGCGAGAGCTATTTAACAAATAAGTCAGTGCTTGTTGATATATTTTACATAAACAGTGCAACCAAAAATTTGACAATAGATGGTCAATCTGTAGAATTAGCATCAAAATCAGGGGAGGAATTTAACTGTGTTGTAGAAGTAAAGGACAATGTGAATATTAAGGCAGGATCAGCTGAATATAAAATAGATAATATAGTAAAGGTAACTACAGGCAAGAGACCTACAGGAGATCAGAGTAATAGTAAAGATAATCGAGGTTACGTTACAAACAAGACTTATTATAGTGCAATGCTAGGAGGAATTATAACCAATAGCAGCAAGGTAGGATTTACAAGAGATAATGTAGAAGAAATTGGTGTTAGGTACTGGTTACCTGATAATCCTACAGAGATTTATACTGTGAAAAACAAGATAGATGTTAGAGATAACGACAATTTTAAAATTACAGAAAATTCAGAAGGAACACTTAGGTATGATATATTAGCAAGATCGCTAAAAGAAAATGAAACATACTATATGCAAGCGTATATGATGAATAAGAAAAAAGAGATATTGTTAGGAGATGTAAAAGAATTTGCTACTAGAGGTCAAGGTATAGGATTGTATGGACTATATTATCAAGGTAGTGATATACCTAAAACGATAAAACAAGAGACTGTAGATACAATGAGATTTCAAGGTTTAAATCATCAAAAAGTAAGATGGATAGGAGAGATAGTGCCCGTTAATAATGGTGTTATGAATTTTAGGGTAACAAGTTCTAGTGCAAATGGAAAGATTATAATATCAAATGAAGATACAGATATATATAAAGAGTATTCAGGTAGTGATTCTACAGTGGATGAAATATCATTTGGAACAGGGACTACTAGCAATTTAAAGACTAATAATATATATGAGGCTGGTAAGAAATATAAGATTATAATAGAAGCGTACAATTTAGGCAACGGAGAATTTAAGATAGAGTGGATGGAAGATGGACAATATCAAGAGTTGCCAAAGACACAACTATATCCAAAAGAATATGCTAAAATATCATCAGCAGTAATAAATTCAGTTGGTACAGATGGACAAAGTATTGGCGATAATGGAAAATTAATTAACAAGAAAGTTATCACTAATGGTCAAAATATGAGAGAATGTAAAATAATTTATAGTAACGATGTTGCAAATGAGGTAAAAATAGATAATAAAAATTACACAATAATACATGAAGATAATGATGCTCACAGAGTGGGAGCTAGGTTATCAAATGGGAATTATTGTACTATAGAGGGATGGATTATATATAACACAAACGATGTAGTAGAGCCAATAATAGAGAATGTAGATAACATAAATTATTCTTCAAATAAAGTTACATTAAGAAACGGTAGTGTATGGGATTTGTATAGTACAAAAGGAGTAGATATAGTTGGTAGAGTGGTGGTAAGGAAAGAGGGAAGTAAAGAAATATATAAAGTTTATGATTTAGGAAGATATATAGAAAATTCATCTAAATTAAGTGATGGCAAATCTTATCAAGAAGATGGGGATGTAGTATATAGAACTGATGAAGAGGATGAAACAAGGGTGGTTAACTTAAATAATGGCTTAGGCGAGAGTGAAACGTATCAAAGGGTGCTTAATCAATATAGTACAATGGAACATTTTGTAGAGGATTCAAAGCCAGTGGGGGATAAGTGGAATTTAGGGATAGGAGAGGGAAGAGTATTTTCTCTAGTACCCATTAGGATGCTACTAAGTTTTGATAGTGATACACATATTACAATGAAAGATCCTGTAATAAAAATATCTAAGAATTTGTATAGAATAAAAAATGGGGCTACAGCAAAGGAAGAAGAGGATGTGTTGGATTTAGATTCACTTGATGGTAAATTTGAGCTAGATTTTCCAACAGATGTAGAAAAAACTGTACAAAAACAAAAGTATGCTAATTGGAGATATATGGATTTAAATGGTGGAGAGTCAAGAACAAAGAATGATGTAAAATTAGAAGATGATGGTAGATATATAAAAGCTACATTGGTAGGGTTTAGTACTAATAAAGAAAATCAGGACGATGGAGGAAAAACTAATGTTATGTTAAACTTCATCGTTAGATTAAACACAAAAGAGAGCGAGACAAGTGAGGAAGCATTTGAAGGATTATATTTGATTAATGATTCCTATAAAACTTTTACAGAAGTCCAATTAGTGAATGTGGGAGTAGGAGCCGATAAAGATATAGCTACAGTTAAGGCTATTAGATTACCTGTAGAAATAAAAGTAAAACCACAAGTTACATTTGAGTAATAGAATAAATATTCCGATAGATATACGGGGATGAATAAATGTGTTATAATAAAATATGTTAGAACAAGAGAGGGGGATTGACGAAATGGCTACTAATACAGAGTATGAAGAGACTTATATAATACCTCATAATTACACGGATAATGGTAAGATATTAGGTATGATAGAGAAAGAATCCTTAGTGACTGCGGCAGTTTGGTGCGTGCCTACAACATATATGGTGTTTAAATTTTTGCCATTATCGCTTGATTATAAGATATATGTATTTATGTGTGTTGTTGTGCCGCCTACTATAGTTGCACTGGTGGGTATAGGTTCAGAGACGTTAGTAGACATGCTTAAATTTGTTTTTAGATTTCTTAGAAGATCTAAGGTTTACACATACGAAAAGTAAAGGAGGTAACTAGATGGGCATGTTAGATTTTTTACCTTTTGGGAAGAAAAAGGTATCAGAAGAAGAAGTTATGAAAGCAACGGTGCAAAATTGGCAGCCTGTAAAAGATATAAAAGAGGGAATAGTAATATTAAAGAATGGTGGATATGTAAAGATTGTTGAAGTGATTCCTATAAACTTCAAACTTAAGTCTGCAGCGGATAAAAGATTTTTGATATTAAATTACAGAGCTTTTCTTAAAGGATGTAGATTTCCAATGCAGATGTCGGTGCAATGTAGAAAGGCAGATATAGATCCACATTTAAATAGAATAAAAGCGCTGTACAAGATGGAGAAAAATGAGGATGTAAAGGATTTGACTAAGGGATATATGAAATTGGTTAAGTCATTAAATTATGGAACAAAAACTGCAATATCAAGAAGATTCTTTTTGATATTCCCTTATGTAACGCCTCCAGGAAAGAAAGATGAACCATTCCAAGAAGTAGTAAAGCAATTAAAAGATAAGGAAAGTAAGATAAAGGGATTCTTAGAACAGTGCGGTAATGAGATTGTGGAGGTTACAGACGAAAATGAATTTGTTGCAAATATATTGTATACCTACTTAAATAAGAAGACATCGGAACTACAGAAATTTTCAGGCAAACTGCTTAGCTTGAAAGGCTTGTTTGTAAGTTCTGACCTAGATGCAGTTGGAGAAGATACCGAAGACGAAGGGAGTGACGAAGAATGAGCCAGGAGCAAGAATTGGACATAACTCAAAATGAAAATGTTACAGCGGAAGAAAAAACAGCGGTTGTTAATGAAGAAAAACCAAAAGTGTCTAAAAAAGAAAAGCCTGATCAAGAGCATTTAGTGAACAAAAAAGAGAAAGAAGAAGGGAATGAGCAATTAAGGAAAGGCACAGTGTCATTGGTTGATCTAATAAGCCCATCGTCAATAGATACAAGAAATTGGCAGTATATCGAAGTAGATGGAACATATATATCGACAGTGCTAATTACAGGATATCCATATGAGAGAGTAGCTGGCTGGTTGGGCGACATAATAAGTTTTGATGAAGGAATAGAGCTTAACATGTATTATGAGCCATTGGATAAAGCAAAATTGGTAAAGGAATTAACGTATACAATAGGTGTTACCAGTGTTAATAGAAGAAATGTCGGGGAGAACCAAAGTGACGTTGATGTAATAGATGCAGCTATTGGTCATGCGAGGTATATGAGAGCACAGATGCAGTTAGAGAGCGAAGATCCTTACTATTTATATATTTTAATTTCTGTTTATGGAAATACAAAAGAGCAATTAGAGGAAAGATTAACAGCTATAGAAGCTAAGCTTGGTGCGATGGATATAATGTCTAGAAGGGCAGACTTTAGACATGAAGATGGATTTATTGCTTGTTTACCATTGCATCAAATAACACAAGATTTAAAGAAATCTACAGCAAGAAACGCACTAACATCAGGACTTGCGAGTACTTATCCATTTGTTAGTTCGGAGTTTTGTGATAATGACGGAATATTCTTTGGATTAAACGAGCACAATAGATCACTGGTTATAGTGGATATATTTAATACAAAACTTTATAAAAATGCAAATATGTGTATTTTGGGAACATCTGGAGCCGGAAAAACATTTTTGATTCAGCTACTTGCAATGAGAAATAGAATTCAAGGTGTGTCTATAATGATAATAGCGCCATTAAAAGGCCATGAGTTTAAGAGATCATGTATTGCAATAGGTGGACAGTTTTTAAGAATTGCACCGGGATCAGATGATTGTATTAATATAATGGAGATAAGAAATTCGACATTGGATGAGGATTTAGAGGAAGAAAGAGACGGAAGCAAAAAAGAGATGAGTTTGGTATTAGCAAAAATTCAAAAGCTTCATGTATTCTTTTCATTAGTATTTGAGGATATGACAGTTGAGGAAAAACAATTCTTGGATGATAAATTAGTTGAATGTTATGCTAATGCTGGTATGACATTTGATAATAATAGTCTGTATGAGGATGATCCAACAGGACTTTTGGCTCCAGAGGAGAGAAAGTTTAAGAAAATGCCGGTGTTGGGTGACTTGTATCAGTTGTTAGATGATGATCCAGATACAGAGAGATTGGCTCTTATTTTAAAGAGATTGGTAAGTGGATCACTAAAGTCATTTAACCAACAAACAAATGTCGATTTGTCTAACAAATATACAGTAGCTGACGTAAGTGAATTAAAAGAAGATTTGTTACCAATAGGAATGTATATAGTAACAGACTTTTTCTGGGATAAGATAAAAGAAGATAGAACACAGAAAAAGATCGTTGTTGTAGATGAGGCTTGGAACTTGATAGGAAGTACAGGTAATAGACAAACAGCAGGATTTATACTAGAGATATTTAAGATAATAAGAGGATATGGTGGATCAGCTATTGCTGCAACACAGGACGTAAACGACTTCTTAGCACTAGAGGGAGGTAAGTACGGAAAAGGTATCATAAACAATGCTAAGTTAAAGATATTGTTGCAGATAGAGGAAGAAGATGCTGAAAGTTTGCGTCGTATACTTAAGTTATCACAAGAAGAAATGGCAAAGGTAACAAGCTTTAAGAGAGGGCATGCTTTGTTTTATGCAGGAGCAAACCACTTGGCTATAGAGTTTGTTGCTTCACAAGAAGAAAAAGATATGATTACTACAGATAGGTCTGAGTTGGCAGAACTTAAGAGACGTAAAGAAGAAGCTAAAAATAGTATGAGTAATAAGGAAGAAGATATAGATTTAGGATTAGATGAAGAAGAGGAAGATAATTTCAATTTTGAGGACTTTAATTTTGAAGATTTAAATATAGATTTAGGACTAGATGAAGAGGAGAAATAGAGTATAAGTTTGTTGGAAATATATATGGATTTTTAAGAAAAATTTGATTAATAATTTCCATAAAAAAGATTGATGCGTACCGTATACAAAGGTAACACATCAATCTTTTTTTCTATAATAATACATAATATTACAAAAATTGAAAAAATAATTGACAATCAAATGAAAAACTGGTAATATATGACTAGATAATATTTCAAAAATCAACAAAAAAAGATAAAGAAGGGATAATATATGAAAAATTATTTTAAAGCATTAAGAGATTGGATTGTTGAGGGAGGTGCTATGAATTTTTGCAAGAAAGGAAGAGCGAAGTTAATGACGATACTTGTCTTAATTTGTGATGTGAATTTTAATGTGTATGACAAAAATGGAGATACTATGCTAACGAATGCAGTAAAGAATGGACATGCTGATATAGTCGATATACTAATAGACAATGAAGTTGATATGAATTACAAAAATGCTTGGGGTGACACAGCACTTATAACGGCAGTAGAAAGAGAAAACGAGAAAATAACCAGTTTAATTTTAAGTAGGCACACAGGAGTAGATGTAAATCTAAGAAATAGTAAGAAAGAAACAGCATTGTTAGTTGCAGTAGGAAAAGAAAATGAAGAGATAACTGATATGATTTTAAAACAAAGAGAAGTAGATATTAATTGTATGGATTTGTGGGGCAATAGTGCATTAAAAATAGCAATGAGTATGGGCAATAGCAATATAGTTGAAAAGCTTGTGCAAAGTGGAGCTAATACTGAAATGATAGATACAAAAATGAATACGGCTTTGTTATTTACGGTAAAACAGTGTGATTGTAGTATATTGGATTTATTAATACAAAATGGAATAGATATAAACCAAGCAGACAAAAGAGGAAATACAGCTCTAATGTGTGCGATAATTAGAGGTAATAAAAAAATGGTAAAATTACTTTTGGATAACAAGGCTAATGTAAATATGGTAAATAGTAGAGGTACTACGGCAGTTATGATGTCTATAAGCAAGGGATATAAAACTATAACGCAAGAACTAATCGATAAGAATGCTGACATAAATAGAGCTAATATAAAAGGTAATACACCACTTATGTTAGCGGCAAATCAGAAAGATGTAACGACAGTAAAAAGACTACTTAGGAATAAAGCGAATGTATTCAAGATAAATGACAAGGGGAATACTGCACTTGGTATAGCTAAGAAGAGAGGTATAGGGGATAAATTTAGCAAGAGTATGATGGATAGTATGAGTATCTAATGGAATATAGCCAGGGCAAAAAGATCTTTAAGAAAGATCTTTTTGCTTTGAACAAGGAATAGATACATTAGGGATATTTTCAATACGTTTAACCAAAGAAGAGTCTAAGTGAGTACTTCTATGTGAACCTTTTTTTAGGTGTCTATTATGCAACATGCGAATAATTCTTATAATATGTATTGATTGTGATTCCCAAAGATTTTGATAGTTTAATAGGGACGAGGAAAGATTGGGAGATAAGATCTTTCTAGTGGTAGCTGTAAAAGTTATAGCCTCTATGTCCTGATTGAACTTGGAGAAAGCATAAGCGGTATTAAAGAAATTAATAGGTTGTGCATATGACTTATTGGCGTAGAGCAATAATTTTTTAAAAGCAATTGACAAATATTTATTGATGACTTTGCTAAAATCATCTGTATCAGATAATAAATTTTTTTCATTTAAAAGAGGCGATATATTTGCACCATGTTCAATTAAATCAAGTGCAAGATCAATGTGTTTTAGTTTAAACGCTATAGTAAGTGGAGTCTCTTTTTTAGAATTAACGACGTTTATTCTGGCATTGTTTTTAATTAATTCAAAAGCTACATTGTCGAGTTTATTGGAACATGCTAAGGTAAGAGGAGTATCTTTTGAGGAATTGCACATATTAACGTTTACACCTTTTTGTATTAGCAAAATAGCGACCTCAGGTAATCTGTAAAGACAAGCAAGATGAAGAAAGGTGTTTTTGTTAGGAAGAAGAGTTCCCACATTTGCATTGCGTTTGATCAAAAGCGTAGCAACATTAGATAATCTTTGTATGCATGCAAAGGCAAGAGAAGTAACGCCATGGTAATCTCGTGCATTAATATCCGCCCCCTTGTAGATCAATTGTATAGCTATTTTATCTAGGCCACGGTCACAAGCCAGCATAAGAGGAGTAATTTTGTTCATGTTATGCACATGTATATTTGCATTATTTTGGAGAAGAAGTAAAATGGTACTTTCCATACTATATTCGCAAGCAAGAAGAAGAGGAGTTGAGCCGTCTATACTTTGTATATTGACATTAGCACCTTTTTGTATTAGTGTATTAGCAACCAATTCCATATTGTTTTCACAAGCGAGAAGAAGGGGAGTTGAGCCGTAAATATCCATTGTATTAACATTCGCGCCTTTTTCTATTAATGTAAGTGCTACTTTGCTCATGGAATACTTGCAAGAAAGCATAAGAGGAGTGAGCCCACCTATGCCATGTGCATGTATGTCAGCATTTGATGCTATTAGCTCTAGTGCAGTAGATTCCATAGAATTTTCGCAAGCAAAAAGAAGAGGTTGGTAGTACTTATTTGGGGAAATTGTCTTTGCATTTTTGTGAATTAAAGCCAAAGCTATATCTTCCATATTGTTTTTGCAAGCCCAAAGAAGTGGAGTAAATCTCGACGAATCCACAGTATTAATATCTGCACCATTATCTATCAAATAAATAGCAATATGATAGAGCTTATTTGCGCATGCTAATGTAAGGGGTGTATCGTTAAGTTTGTTTTTAACATTGATATTGGCACCAGATGCGAGCAATCGTTCTGCAACATTTACTAATTTGTTTTTGCAAGCCCAAAGAAGTGGAGTATAGCCGTCAGGGTCTACTACATTTATATTAGTACAAGAGTACATTAAATTAAGTGCGCTGTCACTTAGCTTGTATTTGCAAGCCCAAAGAAGAGTGAGATCCAAATTGTTTTTCCTAAGAAGAACGCGCATAGCTTCGGGAGGTAGTTTTACCATAGTAGAGAACAGTGAAGGAGTAGTTCCGTTAATGTCGATGACATTTATATTAGCACCTTTATTAATCAGTACAATATAGACATCAGAGAGATTCCTTTGACAAGAAAGAAGTAGAGGAGTTTCTCCGTATATACTAGTAGCGTCTATATTTGCGCCATGTCTAATTAATGATAAACAAAGGTCAGTGTGTCCATGTATGCATGCCAAGTGAAGAGGAGTGTATCCTTTTGCATTAGTTGCATTTATGTTAGCACGTTTTAGGAGCAATTTGTTTACTACGTTACTTAGATTATGAACACAAGCATAATGAAGGGGAGTTTCTTTAGATGGTACTAAAATATTAACATTAGCGCCAT belongs to Clostridiales bacterium and includes:
- a CDS encoding ankyrin repeat domain-containing protein yields the protein MKNYFKALRDWIVEGGAMNFCKKGRAKLMTILVLICDVNFNVYDKNGDTMLTNAVKNGHADIVDILIDNEVDMNYKNAWGDTALITAVERENEKITSLILSRHTGVDVNLRNSKKETALLVAVGKENEEITDMILKQREVDINCMDLWGNSALKIAMSMGNSNIVEKLVQSGANTEMIDTKMNTALLFTVKQCDCSILDLLIQNGIDINQADKRGNTALMCAIIRGNKKMVKLLLDNKANVNMVNSRGTTAVMMSISKGYKTITQELIDKNADINRANIKGNTPLMLAANQKDVTTVKRLLRNKANVFKINDKGNTALGIAKKRGIGDKFSKSMMDSMSI
- a CDS encoding ankyrin repeat domain-containing protein, encoding MQNILFNVCKLGHLDIVKELIQSNFNINSTNLCGYSPLMIACKYKHSDIAMLLLDNGANINCIGKDKNTPLTIACSNGLESVAIRLINMGADMSAKNILHESPLRLSCKHGYLNIVIALLSKNIDTFLSHHALDEALISACINGHLKIVSLLIEHGANINTLSGHHNYTSLHFACMNKHSDVAIKLIENGANPDAESLTHETPLNLACSLGLENVVKKLISCSVNLDTANVYGYAPLHTACINKYSSIACLLIDNGANVNILVPSKETPLHYACVHNLSNVVNKLLLKRANINATNAKGYTPLHLACIHGHTDLCLSLIRHGANIDATSIYGETPLLLSCQRNLSDVYIVLINKGANINVIDINGTTPSLFSTMVKLPPEAMRVLLRKNNLDLTLLWACKYKLSDSALNLMYSCTNINVVDPDGYTPLLWACKNKLVNVAERLLASGANINVKNKLNDTPLTLACANKLYHIAIYLIDNGADINTVDSSRFTPLLWACKNNMEDIALALIHKNAKTISPNKYYQPLLFACENSMESTALELIASNADIHAHGIGGLTPLMLSCKYSMSKVALTLIEKGANVNTMDIYGSTPLLLACENNMELVANTLIQKGANVNIQSIDGSTPLLLACEYSMESTILLLLQNNANIHVHNMNKITPLMLACDRGLDKIAIQLIYKGADINARDYHGVTSLAFACIQRLSNVATLLIKRNANVGTLLPNKNTFLHLACLYRLPEVAILLIQKGVNVNMCNSSKDTPLTLACSNKLDNVAFELIKNNARINVVNSKKETPLTIAFKLKHIDLALDLIEHGANISPLLNEKNLLSDTDDFSKVINKYLSIAFKKLLLYANKSYAQPINFFNTAYAFSKFNQDIEAITFTATTRKILSPNLSSSLLNYQNLWESQSIHIIRIIRMLHNRHLKKGSHRSTHLDSSLVKRIENIPNVSIPCSKQKDLS